One part of the Lycorma delicatula isolate Av1 chromosome 7, ASM4794821v1, whole genome shotgun sequence genome encodes these proteins:
- the LOC142328312 gene encoding uncharacterized protein LOC142328312, with protein sequence MALLVKVLVILTAITISQCQPPHPPLPPPVIPPVVPGAPGAPIPPPGYPDPSSDYAFNYQVADPVTGDTKDQQETRRGDVVEGRYSLIQPDGSLREVTYSSAPGTGFNAVVRTTPGVAPPNGPIGPAGPVPVPPVRGPLAYPGAAAVPGVPPVAPVGAYRTPYPYPGVGVAPVAAQASVVKGPVAPLPYVPPVAAGIRGSYPYVGVPPYAPGVPAAYPGYLGYPGAYPGAYSGAYPRPGYAPYPAPYSAPYNKK encoded by the coding sequence GTACTCGTTATTTTAACAGCCATCACAATCAGCCAATGTCAGCCACCACACCCACCACTGCCACCACCAGTAATACCACCAGTAGTACCAGGAGCTCCAGGTGCACCTATTCCACCTCCTGGATATCCAGACCCGTCATCTGATTACGCTTTCAACTATCAAGTAGCCGATCCGGTTACCGGTGATACAAAGGATCAACAAGAAACTAGACGAGGTGACGTAGTTGAAGGAAGATATAGTTTAATTCAACCTGATGGATCCTTAAGAGAAGTAACTTATTCATCGGCTCCTGGAACCGGATTTAACGCCGTAGTAAGAACTACTCCTGGAGTAGCACCACCAAATGGACCCATTGGACCGGCAGGACCGGTTCCAGTACCTCCTGTAAGAGGTCCTTTAGCTTATCCAGGAGCAGCAGCGGTACCTGGTGTACCTCCAGTAGCACCAGTTGGGGCTTATAGAACTCCTTACCCTTATCCAGGAGTCGGTGTGGCACCAGTAGCAGCTCAAGCATCAGTTGTCAAAGGTCCTGTTGCTCCATTACCTTATGTTCCACCAGTGGCTGCTGGAATTAGAGGCTCATATCCGTATGTTGGTGTTCCTCCGTATGCACCAGGCGTCCCTGCAGCATATCCAGGATATTTAGGTTATCCTGGTGCTTATCCAGGTGCCTATTCTGGAGCTTATCCAAGACCTGGTTACGCTCCATACCCAGCTCCATACTCAGCTccatacaataaaaagtaa